One stretch of Schlesneria sp. DSM 10557 DNA includes these proteins:
- a CDS encoding type I 3-dehydroquinate dehydratase gives MICISVTPESRQLAKVDIYNAANQCDLVEVCLDRLHKEPDVKDMISGCKKPVLISCRPPHEGGKFDGTEDERLALLRQAIIAGPDYVELDPVSAMKIPRFGKTQRVVSFASLTRPLNDVEEAFEEATRCQADIVKFTWPTQTLEAAWPLLAVASQKRVLPVVGLGLGRSGLTFSLLGRKYGSPWIYAALEKGMEAFPGQPTVGELDDVYRWRSVDGKTRFIGVVGEGVMEHAISKILNAGFDILGMNTRCLPLDFKSLDQLPKMLDILKVPAMIATPDAGRRVMGLASKGDEVAQAAQHSDVVIKGTDGWQAHNLIWKSAVRALEEKMGRKSAEDRPLDRRNTLIIGSNGLAISLAQGAKRRDGLVSICSGDEVEAQKIARECELRYVPVAKLYETLVDVIVLTTNTLDYASKKTPLNPSLFRPGMTVMDLSRLPGESEFTQEARGRDCKVVDPAEVFVSYIGALFKSLTGQDLPPTAIAEGLMD, from the coding sequence ATGATCTGCATTTCTGTCACTCCCGAATCGCGTCAACTGGCAAAAGTCGACATTTACAACGCCGCGAATCAATGTGATCTGGTCGAAGTTTGCCTCGACCGCCTGCACAAAGAACCGGACGTCAAAGACATGATCTCCGGATGCAAGAAGCCGGTGCTGATCTCCTGCCGGCCTCCGCACGAAGGGGGAAAATTTGACGGGACCGAAGACGAACGGCTGGCACTTCTTCGCCAGGCGATTATCGCGGGTCCCGACTATGTGGAACTGGATCCCGTTTCAGCGATGAAGATTCCCCGCTTCGGCAAAACTCAGCGTGTGGTCAGTTTCGCCAGCCTGACTCGCCCCCTGAACGACGTCGAAGAGGCATTTGAAGAAGCGACTCGTTGTCAGGCAGACATCGTCAAATTCACGTGGCCTACCCAGACCCTCGAAGCGGCCTGGCCGTTACTGGCGGTGGCCAGCCAGAAGCGGGTGCTTCCCGTCGTCGGTCTGGGACTGGGACGCAGTGGGCTGACGTTTTCGCTGCTGGGGCGGAAATATGGTTCGCCCTGGATCTACGCGGCGCTCGAGAAGGGGATGGAAGCCTTCCCGGGACAGCCGACGGTGGGGGAACTGGATGATGTCTACCGCTGGCGTAGCGTAGATGGCAAGACCCGATTTATCGGCGTGGTTGGCGAAGGAGTCATGGAACATGCGATTTCAAAGATTCTCAACGCAGGCTTCGACATTCTGGGCATGAACACCCGCTGTCTGCCGCTGGACTTCAAGTCCCTCGATCAACTCCCCAAGATGCTCGATATCCTGAAGGTTCCGGCGATGATTGCCACCCCGGATGCAGGGCGTCGAGTCATGGGGTTGGCGTCCAAGGGGGACGAAGTGGCTCAAGCAGCGCAGCACAGCGACGTCGTCATTAAAGGGACCGACGGCTGGCAGGCCCATAACCTGATCTGGAAATCGGCGGTGCGGGCCCTGGAAGAAAAAATGGGGCGAAAGTCTGCCGAGGATCGGCCTCTAGACCGTCGGAACACGTTGATCATCGGCTCGAACGGACTGGCAATCTCGCTGGCTCAAGGGGCAAAAAGAAGGGACGGGCTGGTCAGCATCTGTTCGGGGGACGAGGTTGAAGCACAGAAGATCGCTCGCGAATGCGAGTTGCGCTATGTCCCCGTTGCCAAGCTGTACGAAACGCTGGTGGACGTGATCGTGCTCACGACGAACACGCTCGACTATGCTTCGAAGAAGACGCCACTCAATCCGTCGCTGTTCCGGCCAGGCATGACTGTCATGGATCTCAGCCGACTTCCGGGCGAGTCGGAATTTACACAGGAGGCGCGTGGTCGCGACTGTAAGGTTGTTGATCCCGCCGAAGTCTTCGTCAGTTACATTGGTGCCCTATTCAAGTCACTGACGGGGCAGGACCTTCCACCGACCGCGATTGCAGAGGGGCTGATGGACTGA
- a CDS encoding thioredoxin-like domain-containing protein yields the protein MSLVLSNLKPSSWTVPLGVVLCSLFLLAASANPVVAQEAKAAEPEGVENPFPRRHPSPELDGGVEWLNAAGPISVKDLRGKIVLVDFWTFCCINCIHVLPDLAYLEHKYPNELVVIGVHSAKFDNEKETGNIRKAILRYEIEHPVVNDANMTIWRKFGVNSWPSLVVLDPEGYYCGYVSGEGNRELLEEVIERLIAYHKAKGTLDETPVRFDLERNKVKDTPLRFPGKIVVDEQHGRLFISDSNHNRIVVSTLDGKLLDVIGAGTIGHKDGGYSEAQFDHPQGMVLVDQTLYVADTENHLLRTVDLERKTVSTLAGTGEQSRTRSPGGPLLQTALNSPWDLTVVDGTLYIAMAGPHQIWAHKLGSETLAQYAGSGREDIIDGSLEESALAQPSGIVNDGSFLYVVDSEGSSIRKISTNPDNDLTNPTGEVTTIAGTHDLPRGRSLFEFGDIDGAGEDARLQHPLGLAIHNGTLFVTDSYNHKIKQVNLETREVKTWTGNGQPGSILEPLQLAEPAGIAIAGGKAYVADTNNHRIVVIEMNTRKSTEFMITGLTAPQLSDSPFALPSEPVKATEIESQDLSPTDSIAVQVELELPEGFKLNELMPVSYRLKADEGQTLFADDQLGVKQEIEAKGTSISLSLPAVRKTGTATAILSLTYGYCRDGNGGVCKVGTTHWKIPIATKEGASGKAISLKAVAK from the coding sequence ATGAGTCTCGTGCTTTCGAACCTCAAACCATCGTCTTGGACGGTCCCGCTCGGGGTCGTCCTCTGCAGCCTGTTCCTTCTGGCAGCATCAGCGAATCCGGTTGTCGCGCAAGAAGCCAAAGCGGCCGAACCGGAAGGCGTGGAAAATCCCTTCCCCCGACGACATCCCTCGCCCGAGCTGGATGGCGGGGTTGAATGGCTCAACGCCGCCGGCCCTATTTCAGTCAAAGACCTGCGTGGCAAGATTGTCCTGGTCGACTTCTGGACGTTCTGCTGCATCAACTGCATTCATGTCCTGCCCGACCTGGCGTACCTGGAACACAAGTATCCCAATGAGCTCGTGGTGATCGGGGTTCACTCCGCTAAATTTGACAACGAAAAAGAAACGGGAAACATCCGCAAAGCAATCCTGCGTTACGAGATTGAACATCCGGTCGTCAACGATGCCAATATGACGATCTGGCGTAAGTTCGGCGTGAACTCATGGCCCTCGCTTGTCGTCCTCGACCCGGAAGGATACTACTGCGGCTATGTTTCCGGAGAAGGAAATCGCGAACTGCTGGAAGAAGTGATCGAACGACTGATCGCCTACCACAAAGCGAAGGGGACACTGGACGAAACCCCCGTCCGCTTCGATCTCGAACGGAACAAGGTCAAGGATACGCCACTGCGTTTTCCGGGCAAGATCGTGGTCGACGAGCAGCATGGTCGTCTGTTCATTTCTGACAGTAACCATAATCGCATCGTCGTCAGCACACTCGACGGCAAGTTACTCGATGTCATCGGGGCCGGCACCATTGGGCACAAGGATGGAGGCTACTCAGAAGCTCAGTTCGATCACCCGCAAGGGATGGTACTGGTCGATCAGACCTTGTACGTTGCCGATACCGAGAACCATCTGCTGAGGACTGTCGATCTCGAACGCAAGACTGTTTCGACACTGGCAGGAACCGGGGAACAAAGCCGGACGCGTTCTCCGGGGGGGCCATTGCTCCAGACAGCATTGAATAGTCCCTGGGACCTGACCGTCGTCGATGGGACACTGTACATTGCGATGGCCGGCCCGCATCAGATCTGGGCTCATAAACTGGGCTCCGAAACCCTCGCGCAGTATGCCGGATCCGGTCGAGAAGACATCATTGATGGCAGTCTGGAAGAATCCGCGCTGGCCCAGCCATCAGGAATCGTCAACGACGGTTCGTTTCTCTACGTGGTCGACAGTGAAGGCTCATCCATCCGCAAGATCTCGACGAATCCCGACAACGATCTCACGAACCCGACAGGTGAGGTTACGACGATTGCCGGGACTCACGACCTGCCACGCGGCCGAAGTTTGTTTGAGTTTGGTGATATCGACGGTGCCGGTGAAGACGCACGGCTGCAGCATCCGCTGGGACTGGCGATTCATAATGGGACACTATTCGTTACCGATAGTTACAACCACAAGATCAAGCAGGTCAATCTGGAAACCCGCGAGGTGAAAACGTGGACTGGAAATGGCCAGCCCGGTTCGATACTCGAACCTTTGCAGCTTGCGGAGCCTGCCGGAATTGCGATCGCCGGAGGTAAGGCCTATGTTGCTGACACGAACAACCACCGTATTGTCGTCATCGAGATGAATACCAGAAAGTCAACAGAATTTATGATTACGGGACTGACTGCCCCCCAGCTTTCCGACAGCCCCTTCGCCCTTCCCAGCGAACCCGTCAAGGCGACCGAAATCGAGTCCCAGGACCTGAGTCCCACCGACAGTATCGCGGTCCAGGTTGAGCTTGAACTGCCTGAGGGCTTCAAGTTGAACGAGTTGATGCCGGTCTCATATCGACTCAAAGCCGATGAAGGTCAGACTCTGTTCGCAGACGACCAGCTCGGGGTCAAGCAGGAGATTGAAGCGAAAGGGACGTCGATCAGCCTGTCGCTGCCCGCGGTCCGGAAAACGGGAACCGCCACGGCCATCCTCTCGTTGACTTACGGATACTGCCGTGACGGGAATGGTGGTGTCTGCAAGGTTGGGACTACGCACTGGAAGATCCCCATCGCCACGAAAGAAGGAGCAAGTGGAAAGGCGATCAGCCTCAAGGCCGTCGCAAAGTAG
- a CDS encoding carbohydrate-binding family 9-like protein translates to MKPTLYVFFLLMSLIGTTISDFTFPWSEKSAPPTTFKAKVVGDRLHFSFDVTDSDVICSKEWKGESTVDHEDRVEIFIAKDKDLHDYWCIEIDPEGRVHDYHARHYRKFDSKWNCPGLKTLARRTDHGYEVEASLPLATLSDLLGEPIQSGSRIRIGLFRAEFYGTAEGSRGEANDNWISWVKPTTQKPDFHTPSAFREWQVP, encoded by the coding sequence ATGAAGCCCACACTATATGTCTTCTTCCTCCTGATGAGTCTCATCGGAACCACGATCTCAGACTTTACGTTTCCCTGGTCGGAGAAGTCTGCTCCACCAACGACGTTCAAAGCAAAGGTCGTGGGAGACCGACTTCACTTCTCTTTCGACGTCACCGACTCCGACGTGATCTGCAGTAAGGAGTGGAAAGGAGAATCGACGGTCGATCACGAAGATCGTGTCGAAATCTTCATCGCGAAAGACAAGGACCTGCACGACTACTGGTGCATCGAAATCGATCCGGAAGGACGTGTCCATGACTACCATGCCCGTCATTACCGCAAGTTTGACAGCAAGTGGAACTGCCCGGGATTGAAAACGCTCGCTCGACGTACCGACCACGGTTATGAAGTCGAAGCGAGTCTGCCGCTCGCGACACTCAGCGATCTTCTGGGCGAACCGATTCAAAGCGGCAGTCGGATTCGTATCGGTCTGTTTCGGGCCGAGTTCTACGGAACAGCCGAAGGTTCACGCGGCGAGGCGAACGACAATTGGATCAGTTGGGTCAAACCCACGACCCAGAAGCCCGACTTTCATACCCCGTCCGCGTTCCGTGAATGGCAGGTTCCCTGA
- a CDS encoding DUF4838 domain-containing protein, with product MNRRTFLTTAVASTLGSAMVSGQSDNPRKQTRGVVLYPFDLSLRDWPERCAQAGINTIGLHAAQRFNVLINFIQSDAGQSFLNRCRQLGIEVEYELHAVGELLSRELFYKDPTLFRLDEHGNRTFDSNCNPFSKTALDLIAEEAVRIARILTPTTHRYFYWPDDGAKWDYSEQAKGLNASDQALIVENHILKALRREVHPAATLAHISYSHTLAAPTQIRPEPGIFLEFAPFARDLDKPISDREAKTRSTNPDPSTNFGYLDILKKNMDVFGVENTQVLEYWLDVSLFSRWTRPAVKVPWKEEVCRSDVATYRQLGVRNITTFATYIDADYVQNHGDPQPVLNSYGRALAQ from the coding sequence ATGAATCGTCGCACCTTCCTGACGACGGCTGTGGCTTCCACCTTGGGAAGCGCGATGGTCTCCGGTCAATCAGACAATCCTCGTAAACAGACCCGGGGTGTCGTTCTTTATCCGTTCGATTTGTCTCTCCGCGACTGGCCCGAGCGATGCGCTCAAGCCGGGATCAATACCATCGGGCTTCACGCGGCCCAGCGATTCAATGTTCTGATCAATTTCATTCAGAGCGACGCGGGACAAAGCTTTCTCAATCGGTGTCGACAACTGGGAATCGAAGTCGAATACGAACTGCACGCCGTCGGCGAACTGCTGTCGCGCGAACTTTTCTATAAAGATCCAACGCTGTTTCGCCTGGATGAACACGGGAATCGTACTTTCGATTCGAACTGTAATCCGTTCTCGAAAACAGCTCTCGACCTCATCGCGGAAGAAGCCGTTCGCATTGCGAGAATCCTCACGCCGACGACCCATCGCTATTTCTACTGGCCCGATGATGGGGCGAAATGGGACTACAGCGAACAAGCCAAAGGACTGAATGCCAGTGATCAGGCACTGATAGTCGAAAATCACATTCTGAAAGCCCTACGAAGGGAAGTGCATCCAGCGGCAACCCTCGCACACATCAGCTACAGCCACACGCTCGCTGCTCCGACGCAAATTCGCCCTGAGCCCGGCATCTTTCTGGAATTCGCGCCCTTCGCACGCGACCTCGATAAGCCGATCTCTGACCGGGAAGCCAAGACTCGCAGTACGAACCCTGACCCCAGCACCAATTTCGGGTATCTCGACATCCTCAAGAAGAATATGGACGTGTTTGGAGTCGAGAATACACAGGTCCTGGAGTATTGGCTGGACGTGTCGTTGTTCTCGCGCTGGACCCGGCCCGCCGTCAAAGTCCCCTGGAAAGAAGAGGTCTGCCGGTCCGATGTGGCGACTTACCGCCAACTCGGTGTCCGAAACATTACGACCTTCGCCACGTACATCGACGCCGACTATGTCCAGAACCACGGTGATCCGCAGCCCGTCCTGAACTCGTACGGAAGAGCCCTGGCGCAATAG